The genome window TCGAATGAAATTGGCCTCGAGCTGGTTCTTTATCTTCTGGAGTTCCCAGTCCGAGGGCGGCTCGGTCTTGAGCCTCTCCAGCTCTTCATATACCGCCTTTTCCACTTCCCCGGTGGTGTGCGGGTGGCGGGGACTCGCGAAGACAAAAAACAGGTCCGGGTACTTCGAACCCCCGGCATAGCTCCTCACCATTACCGCGATCCTCTCGTCTTCTATCAGCCTCTTGTAGAGGCGGGACGTCCTGCCGCTGGTAAGAAGGCTCTCTATCACGTCGAAGACGTACTGGTCGGGGTGCGTGATATTCGGCTTGTGGTAGCCGACGGCCACCATCGGGTTCGCGTCGTACTCCACTTCTATCCTGCGTTCGCCCTTCTGCTCCGGCTCCAGGGTGGTTACCCCGGGGATGGGCGGCTGGGCGGGGATGTCGCCAAAATATTCCTCTACAAGGTCGATTACCTGTTGCGGGTTTATGTCTCCGACCACGACGATTACCGCGTTATTGGGCGCGTAATACCGGGTAAAATATTTCTCCGTCTCTTCTTTCGTAATGTTTTCTATGTCCGACATCCAGCCTATGGTGGGCCAACCGTAGGGATGGGCGGTGAAGGCCGCTGCGTTTAACTGCTCAAACAGGAGGCCGAACGGACTTGTCTCCGTGCGCATCCTCCTCTCCTCCATTACCACGTCCTTTTCGGAATAGAATTCGCGGAGCACCAGGTTCTTCATCCTGTCCGACTCCAGAAAGGCCCATAGTTTCAGTTTATTGGCCGGCAGGTTACAGTAGTAGCGGGTGATGTCATCACTTGTTGAGGCGTTTATACCCGTGGCCCCGTTTCTCATGTATATGGCCCAGAACTCCTCGGTGTTCGTAATCTCCTGGAGCCTCTTTCTTACCCCCGCAAGCTCGTTCTCCAGTGCAACCCTCTCTGCCTCATCGTCCGTGGCTTCGATGGCCAGCACCAGCTCGTCTTCTTTTTCAAGAAGGGGTTTCTCTTCTTCCCAGTCCTTTGTGCCGAAAAGCTGTGTGCCTTTGAACATCATGTGCTCGAAGAGATGGGAGGCGCCGGTGATGCCCGGACGCTCGTTTACCGAACCGACCTTAAAGACTATTCTTACAGAGACCGTGGGGCTCTGGTGTTTTTCGAGCATCAGCAGCGTCATACCGTTCTTCAGGACGTGCTCCTTGGCGTCCAGCCTCAGCTCCTGGGCGTTGAGGGTGGCTGCGTGCAGAAAGAAAGTCAACAGGACAGTGAAAATTATCATGCAGTTCCTGTGGTTTTTCATGATCTTCATTTTCTTTCTATCTTGTATTTTGCGTATAATTGATAACAGTCTCAAGGATTCTGCAAAATTTTGCAAATACCAACCATACGTCATGTCATTCTTCGGTCAAAAAACTCAGAATGACAATTATACAGGTCTTTCGAGATGTCGTTTTATGTATGGTATTTGGCGTTTATGGTGACGTATTCGTGGGAGAGGTCGCAGGTCCAGAACTCGATCTTTGATTTGCCCAGACCCAGATGGAGGTGTATATGCACCTCTTTTTTCTTCATCTCCTCCAGGAGTTTCTCCTGCTCGAAGGCAACAGGACCTCCCCCTTCAAATACAAGGACATTTCCAATATATAGGTTGAGTCTTTGCTCGTCAAGGGGAATGCCCGTCGCGCCGGCCGCCGAGATGATCCTTCCCCAGTTAGGGTCTTCACCGTTTACGGCGGTCTTGACCAGCGGGGAATCCGCTATGGCGCGGGCTATCCGCAGTGCGTAGGCATCAGTGGGGGCGCCGCTGACGGCTATTCCCACAAGTTTGGTCGCCCCTTCGCCGTCTTTAACGATTGCCCTTGCGAGGTGGTGTGTGACGTGGTCCAGGGCCTCCTGAAAGACAGGGAGCACCATTGTGGCGTCGTCTATTACCGGTTCGCCCGCAGCACCGTTTGCAAGAATAACGACCGTGTCATTGGTGCTCATGTGCCCATCCACGCTTATCCGGTTGAAAGAGTTGGTTACTGATTTATTCAGGCACCTGCCCAATATATTGCTTGGGACTGCGGAGTCCGTGGTAATGAAGCATAGCATGGTGGCCATATTGGGGGCTATCATGCCGGCACCCTTGGCAGCCCCGCCGATGGTGATTAGATGTTCACCCGCCTTTATCTTCACGGCAACCTCTTTTGTACGGGTGTCGGTGGTCATAATCGATTCCGCAAAGGCGTGCCCATTTTCCCTCTCGGGTCCCAGGTTTCTTACGGCCTCTTTTATCCCTGAGGTGACCTTATCGACCGGCAGTCGTTCACCGATTATTCCGGTGGAGGCCACGAACACGTCATCCGGTGGAATACCCAGGGAGCTTGCGGTGGACGCCACCATCGCCCTTACGTCTTCATGGCCCTGTTTGCCGGTGCAGGCGTTGGCGTTGCCGCTGTTGACGGCCACGGCGCGCACCTGGCCCTTCTTTATCGCCTCACGGCTGTAGACCACCGGTGCGGCCACTATCTGATTGGTGGTGAACATCGCTGCCGCCTGTGCCGGACGTTCGGACAGTATGATACCCACGTCATAACCTTCCTTCTTCAGGCCGCCGTGGGCCGCCCCCGCAAGGAAGCCCTTTGGCACAGTTACGCCTCCCTGTATCTCTTCCATATCCTATTTCCCTTTTTTAGAAGTTAGTGTGTAAGTGGCTAGTTTGTAAACAAGTCTGGCGGCGAGGAAGTCGGGGGCCGTATTATCAGCCTCTGGGCAGAGTTCCGTAACGTCGAAGCCGACTATCCTGCTCTTTTCCGATATCTTTCTCAGGAGCCTCAGGACCTCATACCACCCCAGCCCCCCCGGCTCAGGAGTCCCCGTAGAAGGCATGATAGAGGGGTCGAGTCCGTCAAGGTCAACGGTAACGTAGACCTCATCCGAAACTCTCTCTACCACCTCGTCGGGCCAGTTTTCCGTTTTATTGATGTCACGCTGGTAAAAGGGTTTAAGGTTGTTTTTCTTAACAAAATCATACTCTTCTTCGCAAAAACTCCTGATGCCCACCTGGGTGATACCGGTGAGTTCATACACGCGGCGCATGACGCTTGCGTGGCTGTATATAGAGCCTGCGTAGGAATCCCTGAGGTCCAGATGGGCGTCTATCTGAAGTACCGACAGTTTCGGGAAGATTTTCTTATGGGCACGGACCGCCCCAAGCGTGATGCTGTGTTCACCACCCAGCGTTACCAGTAACTTTCCCTGCTTAAGGATCTTTTCAGCGGCCTCCTCGACCCTCTTTATCATGTGTTCGGGGCCCCTGTGGTCCGGCATGAGTTCAGGGAGCGTGTGTATGCCCTGTGAGGTGACGTCGCATAGGAGTTCCTCGTCGAATGTCTCCAGGTTTCTTGACGCGTTTATGATGGCCCGTGGGCCTTCTTTCGTGCCCGTGCGGTAGCTTGCGGTGGAGTCGTACGGCACGGGGAGTATCACTAACCGGCTTTTTTCGAGTTGGGAGTCCTCTTCGGGCAGCGCGCCAAAATTATATGGAACGTATTCGGGTTCGGACATGAAACCACATGTACCCAAAAAGTGATTTTAGAGAGGTTTTGAGTCCTGCTTGAGGGCGGCAACCATCTCCGGAAGTTTCTCGTACAACCTTTTCTGAGGTCTCTTCGCCGCCTTTGCAAGGCCGTATGTCATCAGTATAGGCGCCGCTATAGTGGCGTCGCAGTATACGACGACGTGGTTCTTGACCTCTTCCTCTTTAACCTTTCCCCAGGATATAGCCTCCTGTGGCGTAGCCCCGGAGAGACCGCCCCACTGGGGTGAATCGGTAGTTATCTGTATATAGTAATCGTGCCCCTTGCAGGGCCTGCCAAAGACCATTTCAAGCATGGGCTGTGTCTGCAAATAGAAATTCTTGGGTGACCCGCCTCCCAGGATGATAACGCCGTTCTGCTTACTGGCGTGGATTACAGCCGCCGTCTGGAGGACGTCCAGGTTGGAGTCCACAGCGGCCTTGCCCCCGTGAAGCCTTAAAAGGGCAAGCATCAAGCCTATTGCCGAATCTCCGGGAGAGGAAGTAAATATTGGTATGCCGAGTTTTGCGGCCTGGGCCACAAAACTTCGTTCCGGGTAAGGCGCCTTTTCCAGGGTAACCTTCCCGATGATGTGGTGCAGGTGCGCGCTTGATATGCCATTATAATCCGTGTCATGGTTCAGAATGTCTTGCAGGAAATTGTCGGTTTCCACCAGCACCTCGTCAGTGAC of Candidatus Bathyanammoxibius amoris contains these proteins:
- the argJ gene encoding bifunctional glutamate N-acetyltransferase/amino-acid acetyltransferase ArgJ, which translates into the protein MEEIQGGVTVPKGFLAGAAHGGLKKEGYDVGIILSERPAQAAAMFTTNQIVAAPVVYSREAIKKGQVRAVAVNSGNANACTGKQGHEDVRAMVASTASSLGIPPDDVFVASTGIIGERLPVDKVTSGIKEAVRNLGPERENGHAFAESIMTTDTRTKEVAVKIKAGEHLITIGGAAKGAGMIAPNMATMLCFITTDSAVPSNILGRCLNKSVTNSFNRISVDGHMSTNDTVVILANGAAGEPVIDDATMVLPVFQEALDHVTHHLARAIVKDGEGATKLVGIAVSGAPTDAYALRIARAIADSPLVKTAVNGEDPNWGRIISAAGATGIPLDEQRLNLYIGNVLVFEGGGPVAFEQEKLLEEMKKKEVHIHLHLGLGKSKIEFWTCDLSHEYVTINAKYHT
- a CDS encoding insulinase family protein — protein: MKIMKNHRNCMIIFTVLLTFFLHAATLNAQELRLDAKEHVLKNGMTLLMLEKHQSPTVSVRIVFKVGSVNERPGITGASHLFEHMMFKGTQLFGTKDWEEEKPLLEKEDELVLAIEATDDEAERVALENELAGVRKRLQEITNTEEFWAIYMRNGATGINASTSDDITRYYCNLPANKLKLWAFLESDRMKNLVLREFYSEKDVVMEERRMRTETSPFGLLFEQLNAAAFTAHPYGWPTIGWMSDIENITKEETEKYFTRYYAPNNAVIVVVGDINPQQVIDLVEEYFGDIPAQPPIPGVTTLEPEQKGERRIEVEYDANPMVAVGYHKPNITHPDQYVFDVIESLLTSGRTSRLYKRLIEDERIAVMVRSYAGGSKYPDLFFVFASPRHPHTTGEVEKAVYEELERLKTEPPSDWELQKIKNQLEANFIRGLESNSGLADEIGYYEAVAGGWSYINTAVERIKAVTGEDVMRVAKKYFIKTNRNVGTLIQKKKGA
- the speY gene encoding deoxyhypusine synthase, which translates into the protein MKNCRQQTLRDKYLRGGTIQAFQTREDMRVVDLVEGFAASGAFNAGRLAEASKLFLKMAGGDTTICLTLSGALTPTGMGGIVIELMEAGLVDFVISTGANAYHDLHFALDLPMHRGDFRADDSELRQAKVYRIYDTFVTDEVLVETDNFLQDILNHDTDYNGISSAHLHHIIGKVTLEKAPYPERSFVAQAAKLGIPIFTSSPGDSAIGLMLALLRLHGGKAAVDSNLDVLQTAAVIHASKQNGVIILGGGSPKNFYLQTQPMLEMVFGRPCKGHDYYIQITTDSPQWGGLSGATPQEAISWGKVKEEEVKNHVVVYCDATIAAPILMTYGLAKAAKRPQKRLYEKLPEMVAALKQDSKPL
- the speB gene encoding agmatinase — translated: MSEPEYVPYNFGALPEEDSQLEKSRLVILPVPYDSTASYRTGTKEGPRAIINASRNLETFDEELLCDVTSQGIHTLPELMPDHRGPEHMIKRVEEAAEKILKQGKLLVTLGGEHSITLGAVRAHKKIFPKLSVLQIDAHLDLRDSYAGSIYSHASVMRRVYELTGITQVGIRSFCEEEYDFVKKNNLKPFYQRDINKTENWPDEVVERVSDEVYVTVDLDGLDPSIMPSTGTPEPGGLGWYEVLRLLRKISEKSRIVGFDVTELCPEADNTAPDFLAARLVYKLATYTLTSKKGK